The Blattabacterium cuenoti genome includes the window ATTCATAATTTTCTCTTTTAGGGAAAGCATCTCCAAAAGCTTTTTCGAATAAACCGGAACTTCCTGTCAAAACTAGAGAATGAACTAAATCTATTCTTTTTTTTGCTATAATTAAAGCAATATGTCCTCCCAAGGAATTTCCTATTAAAGTAGCTTTTTTAATTCCTATTTCCATTATAAATTGAGTTACATATTTAGATATATTATAAATATTAGTCAATAGCAATGGCATATTATAAAGAGGTAATGAAGGAATGATGACTTGATAACCTTTTTTTGGAAAAAAATCTAAAAGAGCTTTGAAATTACTCAACCCTCCCATTAATCCATGTAGCAAAATCAAAGGATGACCTTTTCCTTTTTTTATATAAGGAAATTTTTTTTCTTTTTTTTTAATAAGATTAAGCATAACATCATACGATTTTCTTTATTTTATGTTTTTAAGTATTTTTTTATTTTTTTTGCATTGTTTTTGAACGATCAAATAAGCTTCTTTAGCTGCCATTTCTTCTGATTTCTTCTTAGAATAACCTCTTCCTTTAGTTTGAATTCCACATTCTGATATTGTAAATTCAGACAAATAAATAATTTTATTTTTATCTTCTTTGTCTTCTCTAAAAGTTTTAAAATTTATAAAAAATTTATTTTTTTGAGACCATTCTATAATCCATACTTTATAACTGAAAATTTCATTTTGTAATTTTTCAATATTTACATGGTTGTGTAAAATTTTTTTATGTACAAAATCTTCACATCCTTGATATCCTGTGTCTAAATAAATGAATCCTATTAAAGCTTCAAGAGTATTCCCCAGTATATTATCAGATATTATAGATTTATCCAAAAAAATATCTGTAATAGTTAATTTTTTAGAAATTTCATTTAAATTTCTTCTACATACAATTTTAGATCGTATTTGAGTTAGTTCTCCTTCTTTTTTTTCAGGAAATTTTTCACACAAAAAATGTGATATGATAGAATTTAATACAGCATCTCCCAAAAATTCTAACCTTTGAAAATTAATAGAATAATTTTGATTTAAATTTCTTTTTTTTGTAGAAAAACTATATATAAATACTTCTTTTAAAAATTTAGTATTTTTTGGACGAAAACCTAATATTTTTATTAATTTATCAACTAATACAGAATAGTCATTTTTTTCAAAAAAAGCACTATTTTCAGATAACATTTATTTTTTTAAATAAAATACAAACATTATGTCCTCCAAAACCAAAAGTATTGCATAGACTAATTTTAACTTCTTTTTTTATTGCTTGATTCGGAGTTAAATTCACTTTCGAATTAATATTTTTATCTATATGGAATAAGTTTATAGTTGGAGGAATAAAGCCTTTTGTTAAAGGAAGAATAGATGCAATTGCTTCTATTGCTCCAGCTGCCCCTAATAAATGTCCCGTCATAGATTTTGTAGAATTAATATCTATATTATGTATATTTTCATGAAATACTTCTTGAATAGCTTTTATCTCTGCAATATCTCCTAATCTAGTAGATGTCCCATGAGAATTAATGTGATCAACTTCTTGATATTCAATACCTGCGTCTTTAATAGCGGATTTCATAGCTAAAACAATTCCTTTTCCTTCTGGATGAGGAGTCGTGATATGATAAGCATCTCCAGACATCCCCACTCCTACTATTTCAGCATATATATTGGCTCCTCTTTCTTGAGCATGTTGATATTCTTCAAGGACAAGACAACCAGCACCTTCTCCTAATACAAAACCATCTCTATTTTCGTCAAAAGGGCGTGATGCAGTTTTATAATCTTCGTTTCTAGTAGATAATGCATGTAAAGCATTAAATCCTCCTACTCCACTTTGTGTTATAGCAGCCTCAGACCCTCCAGTAATCATAATATCAGCTTTTCCTAAACATATTAAATGATAAGCATCTACAATAGCATTAGAAGATGAAGCGCAAGCAGATACCGTAGCATAATTCGGTCCATGAAGACCATAATTCATAGAAATAAAACCAGCAGTAATATCTATTAGCATTTTAGGAATAAAAAACGGACTAAATTTAGGATATTTTCCTCCATGTACATAATCGGAAATAGACTCCTCTAAATTTAATAGACCTCCAATTCCAGATGCCCAAATTACTCCTATTCTTTCTCTTTCTTCTTTTGAAAAATTGATTTCACTATTTTTTATCGCTTCTTCAGAAGCGATAATTCCATATTGTGCACAAGGATCTAATTTTCGTATTTCTTTTTTATTAAAAAAAATACTTGGATCATAATTTTTTAACTCACAAGCAAATTTAGTCTTATATTTTTTAGTATCAAAATAAGTAATAGGACTACAACCATTTCTTCCGTTAATAAGAGAGACCCAATACTCTTCCACAGTATTACCTATAGGAGTAATAGAACCAATGCCAGTTACAACTACTTTTTTTAAGTTATCCATATTCATAATCCATAAAAAAAAATGTCTGTCTAATCAATTTTTTTTTCTTCTGCATTTTTTTTATCCATCAAAAGATTTTCTATAGCTTGTATGGCTTCACCTACTGTTGTTATTTTTTCAGCTTTTTCATCTGAAATACTAATATTAAACTCTTTTTCAAATTCCATAATGAGTTCTACTATATCTAGGGAATCTGCTCCTAGATCATTGGTAAAATTAGCGGTAGGAGTTATATCACTTTCTTCTACACTTAATTTTTCTACGATAATAGCATTGACTTTAGATGCAATATCAGACATAAATTCATAATTTTTTTTATGATACAAAATTAGTAAACTTTTGTAAATCATATATAAATTTGCTTTATGCATAATATAGTATATGACATATGATATCTTTTGATATAGAAAATTATGGAATTTTTAATTCTTCATATAATTGGCAATTGACACCCGATGAATTACAAAAAATCATTGTTCAAAAAAAAATGGGAGTAGAAACAGAATCAGGAGTTATAGCCATAAATACAGGTTTTTTTACGGGAAGATCTCCTAAAGATCGATTTATTGTAAAAGATGATGTTACAGAACAAAAAATTTGGTGGGATGAAAAATTTAATCAATCTTTTGATTCAAAAAAATTTGATTCTTTATATCAAAAAATGACTCAATATTTATCGGGAAAAACATTATATATCCGAGATGGATATCTTTGTTCCGATAAACGTTATCAATTAAATGTTCGTTCTATTAGTGAATATCCATGGTCTGATCTATTTATTCATAATCTTTTTTTAAGATTTACAAAAGGGGAAAGAGTTTTTCCGAATTGGTTATTATTATGTGCTCCAGGATTTCAGGCAAATCCCATAAAAGATGGAACACGAAACAAAAATTTTTCTATATTAAATTTTTCTAAAAAAATAATTCTGATTGGGGGGTCAGGATATACAGGAGAAATCAAAAAATCTATATTTTCTGTTCTAAATTTTATACTTCCTATGTATAAAAATGTTTTTCCTATGCATTGTGCTGCAAATGTAGGAAAAGAAAAAAAAGATACAGCTCTTTTTTTTGGATTATCCGGGACAGGAAAAACTACTATTTCTAGTGATTTCAACAGAAATTTAGTAGGAGATGATGAACATGGATGGACTTATGATAACATAATCTTTAATTTTGAAGGAGGATGTTATGCTAAAATATTGGGTATTTCTCAAAAAAATGAACCTATGATTTATCATGCTATAAAGAAAGGAGCTATGTTAGAAAACATAATTTTTAAAAAAAAAACTAGAGAAGTTGATTTTTTAAATGATACCATTACTCAAAATATAAGAATTAGCTACCCCATTTATTTTATAAAAAATATAGAAAAAAAGTTATTATCTTCTAATATAAAAAATATTTTTTTTCTAACATATGACGCTTTTGGAGTTTTACCTCCAATATCTAAACTCAATAAAGCACAATCTTCTTATTATTTTTTATTAGGATACACATCTAAAGTAGCTGGAACTGAATTAAATATTAAAAAACCAAAAGCAACTTTTTCTTCTTGTTTTGGAGCTCCATTTATGCCTTTACATCCTATTCAATATACAAAAATGTTAATGAAAAAATTAGATGAGACTGAAATAAACGTTTGGATGGTTAATACCGGATTGATATCGGGAGGTTATTCGTCTGGATATCGTATGAAATTAGATGATACACGTAAAATTGTCCAAAATGCTTTGGATGGTTTTTTATCGGAAGTCCCTTATGAAAAATATCCTATTTTTAATTTTAAAATACCGAAATGTTGTCCAGGAGTATCGTCTAACATATTAAATCCGAAAAACTCATGGAAAAATGAAAAAATGTATCAAGATCAAGTTAAAACACTTGCCAAAAAATTTATTAAACATTTTGATATATACAGACAATACATAGATAAAAACATTTCATCTGGAGAACCTTTTTTAGAATAAGTATATTTATATAAAATATTCTTTGATATATTTTTTAATATATTTTCCTATAATATCAAATTCTATATTTACAATATCACCGACTTTCATCATACGTAAATTGGTTTTTTCATAAGTGTAAGGCAAAATAGATACATTAAATATATATTTATCACATGTTATTATAGTAAGACTTATTCCATTAATAGCAATAGAACCTTTTTCTACAACTATAGAATCCAATTTTTTTTGAAATCTAAAAAAAAATAACCAGCTTCCATTTCTATTTTCAATTTTAATAATCGTAGCAATCGTATCAACATGTCCTTGAACTATATGCCCATTTAATCTCCTATGCAATGTTATTCCTCTTTCTAAATTTACTTCATCTTGAATTTTTAAAAAATTTAAATTAGTACATAATAAAGTTTCTTCAGAAGCTAAGACGGAATAAGTTTTTTTATTAATATTCATAATACTTAAACATATTCCATTATGACAAATACTTTGATTGATTTGAATTTCGTTATTCAAAAATGGATTATTAAAAGTTATATAAAGATTATTTTTATCACGATTTAATTGATATACTTTTGCCGTGCATTCTATGATTCCAGTAAACATAATGATTTATAATTTTTTTCAAATTAATTAAATATTATATATTATTATTTATGAATTATAGAAAAAAAAAAATTAGAGTAGGGTTTACCACAGGTGATATTAACGGAATAGGAATAGAGATTTTTTTGAAAGTATGTTATAAAAAAAAACTTTTAGATTTTTTTACCCCAATATTATTTGGATCTACTAAATTATGTTTTTATTATAAGAAAATTTTAAATATGGATATTAGTAATATACGAGAAGTAAAAAATTTGAAAGAAGTTATTGATTATAAAATAAATGTACTCAATATATGGAAAGAAGATATTAAATTTGAATCTATAAAAATAAATCATCCCGAATCAGTAAAATATCCCGTTTTATCTTTAAAAAAAGCTGTAACAGCTTTAAAAGAAGGAAAAATAGATGTACTTGTAACAGCTCCAGTTAATAAAAAATGTATGAATTTCAAAAATTTTTCATTTGTTGGTCACACTGAATATCTACAAAATATTTTAGAGGGTGAATCCTTAATGTTAATGATTCACGATATTTTAAAAATAGCTTTAGTAACCAATCATTTACCCTTAAAAAGGGTAAGTTCAGAATTAAGTATCAAAAAAATAATAAAATCAATTAAAATTTTACATCAATCTCTTATCATTGATTTTTCTATAGAAAAACCTAAAATTGCAGTTTTAGGATGTAACCCACATTCAAGTGATAATGGATTAATGGGAAATGAAGAAAAAACAAAAATTAAACCAGCTGTTGATAGTTTATTTCAAAAACAAGGGTGGTTAGTTTTTGGCCCTTATTCTTCAGATAGTTTTTTTGGAAATCAAAGTTATAGAAATTTTGACGCTGTTTTAGCTATGTATCACGACCAAGGATTAATTCCTTTTAAAACATTAACTTTTAATCAAGGAGTTAATTTTACAGCTGGTCTTTCTCACATACGAACATCTCCCGATCATGGTGTCGCCTATGACATAGCTAAAAAAGGAATAGCCAATGAAAATTCATTTGAAGAAGCGATTTTTAGTGCTATAAAAATATTCAAAAATAGAAAAGAACATAAAAAATTTAGTTCATATAAATTATTGTAAAATTACAGTCACTATATTTTTTTTTACTTGTAAAAGTCCACCTTTTATTTTAATTTCCTTATTTACATCTTTTTTATCTGATTTTAATTTCAAAAGACCATTTTTTAATATAGAAATGAATGGAGCGTGATTTTTTAATATTTGAAAATATCCATGAAATCCAGGGGCTATTACAGAAATAATATTTTCTTGATACAAAATTTTATGAGAACTAATAATTTTTATTTTCATAAGTTTATTCAGATAACATTTTTTTTCCACTTTCCATAACCTGTTCAATTGTTCCTTTTAAATTGAAAGCGGCTTCTGGGATATCATCTAATTCTCCATCTATTATCATATTAAATCCTTTTATAGTGTCTTCAATTTTTACAAATTCTCCTTCTATCCCCGTAAATTGTTTCGCTACATGAAATGGTTGAGACAAAAAACGTTGAACACGTCTAGCTCTAGAAACTATTAATTGATCTTCTTCACTTAATTCTTCTACACCAAGAATAGCTATGATGTCTTGTAAAGAATTATATTTTTGCAAGATTTTTTTTACCCTTTGTGCGCAATTATAATGATTTTCATTTATTATATCTGGAGATAAAATACGTGAAGTAGAATCTAAAGGGTCTACTGCGGGATAAATTCCTAAAGATGCTATTCTTCTGGAAAGAACAGTGGTTGCATCCAAATGAGAAAATGTGATAGCAGGGGCAGGATCTGTTAAATCATCTGCAGGAACATAGACTGCTTGTACGGAAGTGATAGATCCTGTTTTTGTAGAAGTTATTCTTTCCTGCATAGACCCCATTTCAGATGATAAAGTAGGTTGATATCCTACTGATGAAGGAATTCTTCCTAATAAAGCTGAAACTTCTGATCCAGCTTGAGTAAAACGAAATATATTATCTATAAAAAACAATACATCTTGTCCTTTTTTCCCTTCTAAATATTGATCTCTGTAATATTCAGCCAAGGTTAATCCGGATAAAGCAACTCTTGCTCTAGCTCCAGGAGGTTCGTTCATTTGACCAAAAACAAAAGCGGCTTTAGATTCTCTCAAATATTCCTTATCTACCTTAGAAATATCCCAATATCCTTTTTTCATTGATTCCATAAAAGATTTTCCATATTTTATAATTCCAGATTCCAACATTTCTCTTAATAAATCGTTTCCTTCTCTAGATCTTTCTCCAACTCCTGCAAAAACAGATCTACCTCCATGTCCTTTTGCTACATTATTAATTAATTCCTGTATCAATACAGTTTTTCCTACTCCAGCTCCACCGAATAATCCGATTTTTCCTCCTTTAGGATAAGGTTCTATTAAATCTATAACTTTAATTCCTGTATACAAAATCTCTGTATCAGTAGATAAATCTACAAATGCAGGAGGTTCACTATGAATAGGTTTAGTTTTAGATCTATCAATATCTCCTAATCCATCTATACAATTTCCTAAAACATTAAAAACTCTACCATTAATAGATTCCCCTATAGGAACACAAATTGGTTTATCTAATGCATAAACTTCTTGACCTCTTTGCAATCCGTCTGTGATTTCCAAAGAAATACAACGAACATTATTTTCTCCCATATGTTGTTGAACTTCTAATACGATTTTATTTTTAGATGAATGTACTTCCAAAGCGTCATAAATTTTAGGAAGATAAGATCCTCCTTCAAAAGAAACATCAATTACTGGTCCTATAATTTGAGTAATTATTCCTTTAAATTTTTTTTTATGCATCATACAATCCCTTTTTTTTCAAGATTTATACAATTATATTTGTAATTGTAAATGTAAAAGAAAAAAGATAAAAATTTTGAAAATTTATTCATTAATTGATGAATTTTCTTCTTTATTTCCATGTGTATTGACACTTGGAATTTTTGATGGCGTTCATATAGGTCATCAAAAAATTATTAAAAATTTAATTTTAAGATCTAAAAAAAAATATTGTTCCGTATTACTCACTTTTCAACCACATCCAAAAGAAATATTAAATCATGATAAAAAATTTTTTTATTTAAATACTCTTTCTGAAAGAATATATCACTTAAAAAAAACAGGAATAGAACACTTGATTATTCATCCCTTTACTACAAATTTTTCAAGATTAAGAACAAAAGATTTTTTTCAAAAAATTTTACATCCTAAATATCAAATTAAACAAATCATTACGGGATACGATTCTCATATTGGAAGAAATAGAGATAACTCTTATGAAGAATTAAAAAAACTATATCATATTTATGGAATTAAAGCTTATCAAGTCAGTCCTTACAAATTAAGAGAAAAAATAGTGAGTTCGACTCACATACGTGAGTCTCTTTTATTAGGAGATATAAAATGGGCAAACCAAGCTTTAGGGTATTTTTATACATTATCTGGAAATGTTATACGAGGAAAGGGAATAGGAAGAACTATTAATTTTCCGACTGCAAATCTACAAGTAGATTCCAAAAAATTGATTCCTAAAAAGGGTGTTTATGCTGTAAAAATTAATTATTTAAATAATATGTATTTAGGAATGTTAAATATAGGAATAAATCCTACCATAGAAAAAGAAAATAAAAAAATAAAGATAGAAGTCCATATATTTGATTTTTTTGAAAATATATATGGAAAAAAAATAGATATTTTAATGATTGGTATCATACGTAATGAAAAAAAATTTGATTCTATTCAAGAATTGAAAAAACAAATATGTACAGACAAAATGAATATACAAAAATTTTTTACTCGTGAAAAAACGAATCGATAAAATTATAAAATCCATATTGAAAAACTTTAATCATAAAATTATTTTCATATCTAAAACTTCTACTATTATAGAATATATAAAAAATAAATACAGTTCTAAATTTCATTCAAAAACTCAATTTTTTACAATAAAAGAATTTCTGGAAAAAATTTCCGGACTAAAAATTTTAGATAATCATTCAATACTACTTTATTTTCTTTCCCTTTTAAAAAAAGATGATTTTATGGAAAAAAATTTTAATGATTTTTTTAATTGGGGGCCTAAAATATTAAATGATTTTCAAAATATAGATTTTAATCTAGTTGATATTGAACGTTTTTTTTCTTATATGATTTCTACAGAAAAGATAAATAAATGGGATCTTGATCTTTTAGAGAAAAAAAATTTTTTTTTTGGGAAAAAATTCGTGAATACTATTATATTTTACAATCTCAACTTTTAAAAAGAGGAATCACTTATTATGGAATGCTTTTCAAAATAGTTATTTCTCGTTTAGATTCTTTTTTATCTCAAAATTTTAATACAAAAATTGTATTATTTATTGTTGAAAATATTGCATTTAATGAATGTGAAAAAATTTTTGCTAAAAAAATTTTTCAAAAAGGATTAGTTTATGATTTATGTAAAAAAAATGTTTCATTTTCAATTTTAGAATATTTAAACAAAAAAGGAATTTTTAATTCTGAAACACGTTTACAATATGATCATATTAAAATTATTGGCGTTTCAAAAGAAATAGAACAAGTGAAAGTAGTGGAAAATATCATATGTAAATTGATAAAAAAAGATCAAAAACCTAAAAAAATACTCTTAATTCCAGGAGATAACTATTTAACTATTCCATTATTATATTCTATAAAAAAATTAGGGATTAATATATCTTTTAATATAGATTATTCATTAAATAATATTCCTATTTATTATACTTTTTATTCTATATTTCAATTACTGTTAAAAAAAAATAAATTCCAAAAATTTACTAGAAAAGATGTTATAAAAGTATTATCCAATGGATATATTCAAAAATTTTTTTTAAAAAAAAATTTAGTATTAAAAAAATTGAATATAGAAAATGATTCGGATTTTGTTTCCGAACACGAGATAAAAAAATATTTACATACAAATGACTTATGGATTATTTTTAAAATTTCAACTAATAATATAAAAATGATTCTTATAAGTCTTATTGGCTTTATTAGGAAATTTATAAAATTGCTTCTTACGAAAAAAAGAAAACATTTTTTGGAATTAAAATTCATTTTTAAATTAGAAATTTATATACAAAAATTAAGAATAATAGTTAGAAAAACTAAAAATTTATCTATAGGAATCAATGATGTATTTAACATGTATGAGCAGTTTACTCATACAGAAAACATACGTTATATACGTAAAAATAAAATAGGATTATATATAACAGGTTTTACAGACATTTTTTTTGAAAATTTCGATATTGTAATCATAACATCCTTCAATGAAGGAGTCATACCTAGAAATCATAAAAATCCCTCTTTCATTCCCTTTAGTACAGGTACTAAACTAAATATCAATGATTTAAATGAAAATTTTTATTTTCATCATTTCACGAGAATTATTCAATGTTCAAAAAAAACATATTTAATATATAAAAATCAACCAGATGAAATTAATTCTGGAGAAAAAAGTCGTTTTATTCATAGAATAGAAATAAACTCTAAAATTTCAACAGAAAAAATAAACAAACCATTTTTTCCTATTCTTTCTATAAATTCAATAAAACAACCTATTGTAATTGATAAAACGAAATCTATAATTCAGTGTTTACATGAATTAATGGATAGAGGGTTATCCCCTTCTTCTATTCATTTATACAATTATAATCCCCTTTTATTCTATTATAAGAAAATACTTAAGCTGA containing:
- a CDS encoding alpha/beta fold hydrolase translates to MLNLIKKKEKKFPYIKKGKGHPLILLHGLMGGLSNFKALLDFFPKKGYQVIIPSLPLYNMPLLLTNIYNISKYVTQFIMEIGIKKATLIGNSLGGHIALIIAKKRIDLVHSLVLTGSSGLFEKAFGDAFPKRENYEYIRKKSQEVFYDPNIATKELVDEVFHIVNDKKKGIKTLYIAKSAMKYNMSKDLSIIHQPICLIWGKQDHVTPPEVAKEFHRLLPHSELHWIDKCGHVPMMEHPKTFIEILEKWLSKFDFNHENYFCKI
- a CDS encoding ribonuclease III family protein, whose translation is MLSENSAFFEKNDYSVLVDKLIKILGFRPKNTKFLKEVFIYSFSTKKRNLNQNYSINFQRLEFLGDAVLNSIISHFLCEKFPEKKEGELTQIRSKIVCRRNLNEISKKLTITDIFLDKSIISDNILGNTLEALIGFIYLDTGYQGCEDFVHKKILHNHVNIEKLQNEIFSYKVWIIEWSQKNKFFINFKTFREDKEDKNKIIYLSEFTISECGIQTKGRGYSKKKSEEMAAKEAYLIVQKQCKKNKKILKNIK
- the fabF gene encoding beta-ketoacyl-ACP synthase II; this translates as MDNLKKVVVTGIGSITPIGNTVEEYWVSLINGRNGCSPITYFDTKKYKTKFACELKNYDPSIFFNKKEIRKLDPCAQYGIIASEEAIKNSEINFSKEERERIGVIWASGIGGLLNLEESISDYVHGGKYPKFSPFFIPKMLIDITAGFISMNYGLHGPNYATVSACASSSNAIVDAYHLICLGKADIMITGGSEAAITQSGVGGFNALHALSTRNEDYKTASRPFDENRDGFVLGEGAGCLVLEEYQHAQERGANIYAEIVGVGMSGDAYHITTPHPEGKGIVLAMKSAIKDAGIEYQEVDHINSHGTSTRLGDIAEIKAIQEVFHENIHNIDINSTKSMTGHLLGAAGAIEAIASILPLTKGFIPPTINLFHIDKNINSKVNLTPNQAIKKEVKISLCNTFGFGGHNVCILFKKINVI
- a CDS encoding acyl carrier protein, translated to MSDIASKVNAIIVEKLSVEESDITPTANFTNDLGADSLDIVELIMEFEKEFNISISDEKAEKITTVGEAIQAIENLLMDKKNAEEKKID
- the pckA gene encoding phosphoenolpyruvate carboxykinase (ATP) — its product is MISFDIENYGIFNSSYNWQLTPDELQKIIVQKKMGVETESGVIAINTGFFTGRSPKDRFIVKDDVTEQKIWWDEKFNQSFDSKKFDSLYQKMTQYLSGKTLYIRDGYLCSDKRYQLNVRSISEYPWSDLFIHNLFLRFTKGERVFPNWLLLCAPGFQANPIKDGTRNKNFSILNFSKKIILIGGSGYTGEIKKSIFSVLNFILPMYKNVFPMHCAANVGKEKKDTALFFGLSGTGKTTISSDFNRNLVGDDEHGWTYDNIIFNFEGGCYAKILGISQKNEPMIYHAIKKGAMLENIIFKKKTREVDFLNDTITQNIRISYPIYFIKNIEKKLLSSNIKNIFFLTYDAFGVLPPISKLNKAQSSYYFLLGYTSKVAGTELNIKKPKATFSSCFGAPFMPLHPIQYTKMLMKKLDETEINVWMVNTGLISGGYSSGYRMKLDDTRKIVQNALDGFLSEVPYEKYPIFNFKIPKCCPGVSSNILNPKNSWKNEKMYQDQVKTLAKKFIKHFDIYRQYIDKNISSGEPFLE
- a CDS encoding riboflavin synthase; this encodes MFTGIIECTAKVYQLNRDKNNLYITFNNPFLNNEIQINQSICHNGICLSIMNINKKTYSVLASEETLLCTNLNFLKIQDEVNLERGITLHRRLNGHIVQGHVDTIATIIKIENRNGSWLFFFRFQKKLDSIVVEKGSIAINGISLTIITCDKYIFNVSILPYTYEKTNLRMMKVGDIVNIEFDIIGKYIKKYIKEYFI
- the pdxA gene encoding 4-hydroxythreonine-4-phosphate dehydrogenase PdxA, with product MNYRKKKIRVGFTTGDINGIGIEIFLKVCYKKKLLDFFTPILFGSTKLCFYYKKILNMDISNIREVKNLKEVIDYKINVLNIWKEDIKFESIKINHPESVKYPVLSLKKAVTALKEGKIDVLVTAPVNKKCMNFKNFSFVGHTEYLQNILEGESLMLMIHDILKIALVTNHLPLKRVSSELSIKKIIKSIKILHQSLIIDFSIEKPKIAVLGCNPHSSDNGLMGNEEKTKIKPAVDSLFQKQGWLVFGPYSSDSFFGNQSYRNFDAVLAMYHDQGLIPFKTLTFNQGVNFTAGLSHIRTSPDHGVAYDIAKKGIANENSFEEAIFSAIKIFKNRKEHKKFSSYKLL
- a CDS encoding F0F1 ATP synthase subunit epsilon, which produces MKIKIISSHKILYQENIISVIAPGFHGYFQILKNHAPFISILKNGLLKLKSDKKDVNKEIKIKGGLLQVKKNIVTVILQ
- the atpD gene encoding F0F1 ATP synthase subunit beta produces the protein MHKKKFKGIITQIIGPVIDVSFEGGSYLPKIYDALEVHSSKNKIVLEVQQHMGENNVRCISLEITDGLQRGQEVYALDKPICVPIGESINGRVFNVLGNCIDGLGDIDRSKTKPIHSEPPAFVDLSTDTEILYTGIKVIDLIEPYPKGGKIGLFGGAGVGKTVLIQELINNVAKGHGGRSVFAGVGERSREGNDLLREMLESGIIKYGKSFMESMKKGYWDISKVDKEYLRESKAAFVFGQMNEPPGARARVALSGLTLAEYYRDQYLEGKKGQDVLFFIDNIFRFTQAGSEVSALLGRIPSSVGYQPTLSSEMGSMQERITSTKTGSITSVQAVYVPADDLTDPAPAITFSHLDATTVLSRRIASLGIYPAVDPLDSTSRILSPDIINENHYNCAQRVKKILQKYNSLQDIIAILGVEELSEEDQLIVSRARRVQRFLSQPFHVAKQFTGIEGEFVKIEDTIKGFNMIIDGELDDIPEAAFNLKGTIEQVMESGKKMLSE
- a CDS encoding bifunctional riboflavin kinase/FAD synthetase; translation: MKIYSLIDEFSSLFPCVLTLGIFDGVHIGHQKIIKNLILRSKKKYCSVLLTFQPHPKEILNHDKKFFYLNTLSERIYHLKKTGIEHLIIHPFTTNFSRLRTKDFFQKILHPKYQIKQIITGYDSHIGRNRDNSYEELKKLYHIYGIKAYQVSPYKLREKIVSSTHIRESLLLGDIKWANQALGYFYTLSGNVIRGKGIGRTINFPTANLQVDSKKLIPKKGVYAVKINYLNNMYLGMLNIGINPTIEKENKKIKIEVHIFDFFENIYGKKIDILMIGIIRNEKKFDSIQELKKQICTDKMNIQKFFTREKTNR
- a CDS encoding PD-(D/E)XK nuclease family protein, whose protein sequence is MLFKIVISRLDSFLSQNFNTKIVLFIVENIAFNECEKIFAKKIFQKGLVYDLCKKNVSFSILEYLNKKGIFNSETRLQYDHIKIIGVSKEIEQVKVVENIICKLIKKDQKPKKILLIPGDNYLTIPLLYSIKKLGINISFNIDYSLNNIPIYYTFYSIFQLLLKKNKFQKFTRKDVIKVLSNGYIQKFFLKKNLVLKKLNIENDSDFVSEHEIKKYLHTNDLWIIFKISTNNIKMILISLIGFIRKFIKLLLTKKRKHFLELKFIFKLEIYIQKLRIIVRKTKNLSIGINDVFNMYEQFTHTENIRYIRKNKIGLYITGFTDIFFENFDIVIITSFNEGVIPRNHKNPSFIPFSTGTKLNINDLNENFYFHHFTRIIQCSKKTYLIYKNQPDEINSGEKSRFIHRIEINSKISTEKINKPFFPILSINSIKQPIVIDKTKSIIQCLHELMDRGLSPSSIHLYNYNPLLFYYKKILKLNDPEKTYYKKKIGKMIHKILKILYDPIKKNLITIDSIQKMKKNYALIIKNYIKNFISWDEKLVKNGHKIFIQEIERKVSTTLNIGSKKVKLHGIIDRIDEYDGITRILDYKIGYSKFKEMNISSKNIENIFYDTNYTNIMQLLIYVYLWFESSVFKGSKKKPPIIGIVSPKMNGNIFQVPVNIFKIQNKKTNITYVDYKINVLPFLIRRISDILDPRIPIIEKIY